TCAGAAACTACCGATATTGGGAATGTGGTCTGTATGGACATGGGTGGGACCTCCTTTGATATTGGGATTTTGCCCAAAGGCGGGGTCAAACACTACGACTTCCAGCCCGTCATCTGCCGTTGGCTTGTAACTCTGCCTATGATCCACTTAAACACTTTGGGTGCGGGAGGCGGATCGATTGCCACCTACGATCGCATCCACCAAGCGGTCAAAATCGGACCTGAGAGCGCGGGTTCTGATCCCGGGCCTGCTTGTTACGATCGTGGCGGACTAAATCCTACGGTTACGGATGCGGACTTGCTTTTAGGCTATCTCGATCCAGATAACTATGCTAATGGGGTGATCCCCCTCAACCCCAAACGCTCTAAGGCTATGATTGAAGACAATCTTTGCGATCCTCTTGATTTGGATGTTATTGAGGTCGCTAAGGTAATTAAACGCACTGTAGATGAGCAAATGGCAATCGGGATTGAGATGGAGCTTAGGAAAAATGGGGGGAATGTGGATGAATTTACTATGGTCGCTTATGGAGGCAATGGACCTTTACATGCTTGTGGCATTGCCCACCACGCAGGTATCCAAAAAATCCTATTCCCTCCTTTTGCTTCTGTGTTCTCAGCATTAGGAGCGGGCAATATGAAACCCCTACACATCCATGAGCGCAGTGGTTATATCGTGCTTTACGAGCCCATTGAACGCAAACTCTTTGATGAGTATGAGCGCATGAACGAATACATTGAGGAATTGGAGCGTAAGGGCAAAGAGGACTTAAAACGGCAGGGCTACGATATTTCAGGCGTGCAACACCGCTTGGAGATGGACATGCGCTATGGCAACCAGCGTGTTACCACTTCTGTAGTGCTCGACATCAACCGCTTTAACCATGTAGGCGATGTTTTACGCGCTATCCGTACTTTCTCAGATGTCTATGCCAAGCGTTATGGCAAGGGGGTAGAGGCTCCTGAGGCAGGCGTGCGCGTGCAGACCGTGCGCGTGGCGACTTTTATTAATACTGATGTGGTGCATTTTAAAGAACTCTATACCACACACAAGCGCACCACTCCCCCTGCTAAAAGCCACCGCAAAGTGCATTTCGTAGATGAAAAAGACCCCATCCAGACCCCTATCTATGATGAAAGCGTGCTCACCGCTGAGTATGTGATCCACGGACCTGCCATTGTAACCACAAAGAGCACGACCTATTTGGTCGAAAAGAACTGGCGTATCGAGCCCACCCCACAAGGGGCAGTTTGGTTGCTAAAAGATAATGTCAATGCAAAATAAGGAGAATCCCATGCCAAATAAAAATCAAGGAACACATGTCCATGCCCACAACCACCCGCACGCGCACAACCACCACCATGCGGTTGGCAAAAGCGATAAAAAGGAATTGAGCGCAGAAGAGCAAGCTTGGGTCGATGATTTCATGAACGAGACCACGCTCTTTTTAGGACCAGATCCTGAAATTATGCGCCACCACTCCATC
This portion of the Helicobacter felis ATCC 49179 genome encodes:
- a CDS encoding hydantoinase/oxoprolinase family protein, with protein sequence MKRISVDIGGTFTDCFFAWNGTYIESKSLTTHHNLSLGFNAALDNACKMAGLTREQVLKEVDSVRYATTLGTNALIEGKGPRVGAIVTHGFEDTIHLSRGKGYGEGLDVTEQGNMPNAQRPDPIVPRRMVRSVKERVDSVGEILVPLQKEDVRKQVRDLVDNGAQAIVVALTNATENPSHEQLVLETILEEYPAHELGAIPVILSSQVSGRKGEYVRANTTIIDAFLYEIMFHALSQLSSNLRDSGYDKPMLVIHNSGGMAQSNSTDSLQTIHSGPVSGVSASQHLSETTDIGNVVCMDMGGTSFDIGILPKGGVKHYDFQPVICRWLVTLPMIHLNTLGAGGGSIATYDRIHQAVKIGPESAGSDPGPACYDRGGLNPTVTDADLLLGYLDPDNYANGVIPLNPKRSKAMIEDNLCDPLDLDVIEVAKVIKRTVDEQMAIGIEMELRKNGGNVDEFTMVAYGGNGPLHACGIAHHAGIQKILFPPFASVFSALGAGNMKPLHIHERSGYIVLYEPIERKLFDEYERMNEYIEELERKGKEDLKRQGYDISGVQHRLEMDMRYGNQRVTTSVVLDINRFNHVGDVLRAIRTFSDVYAKRYGKGVEAPEAGVRVQTVRVATFINTDVVHFKELYTTHKRTTPPAKSHRKVHFVDEKDPIQTPIYDESVLTAEYVIHGPAIVTTKSTTYLVEKNWRIEPTPQGAVWLLKDNVNAK